In Thermospira aquatica, the following proteins share a genomic window:
- the dnaN gene encoding DNA polymerase III subunit beta yields the protein MKFTVNRDEFFHLLSLANEVINPKNPLTILANLYLSVSKDGLVIMQGYNGEHGIKLEMTGDVEEAGTVLLHARKFFDVVSKITTPHICISSGETGSYELTITSPENNSNFYKLHGGHAENFPTFQEYTWENYIAISQESLYELIDMTEYAVSGDSAKIYLTGFYMEESVEGWLTFVTTDGKRLALLSREYEKKVGEVQDKVIIPGSLMKIIKKSLSTGDARIAIRGQNVFFKIGNVYLFSGLLDGKFPNYRDVIPSLISYTAEIGVEDFRRQLESVGVLSDGDVPKVFFELLPNQVNLSSVNAIYGEARASFEIHYEGEPLQFSLNYRHLMDFLRVVKSSSVLLHIKSTESPIKFGIKGDENFIYLVMPIKGI from the coding sequence CTTCCATCTTTTATCCCTTGCAAACGAGGTTATCAATCCCAAAAATCCTTTAACGATTTTGGCCAACCTTTACCTCTCTGTGAGTAAAGACGGACTTGTCATTATGCAGGGATACAATGGAGAGCACGGCATCAAACTCGAAATGACCGGAGATGTAGAAGAGGCCGGTACGGTTCTTTTGCACGCCCGAAAGTTTTTTGATGTTGTCTCAAAGATCACCACTCCTCATATCTGTATCAGTAGTGGTGAAACCGGATCCTATGAGCTTACCATCACTTCCCCCGAAAACAACTCTAACTTTTACAAACTCCATGGTGGACATGCCGAAAACTTCCCCACCTTTCAGGAGTATACGTGGGAAAATTACATCGCCATCAGTCAAGAATCCCTTTACGAACTGATTGATATGACAGAATATGCCGTCTCAGGAGATAGCGCCAAGATATACCTCACTGGTTTTTATATGGAGGAAAGCGTCGAGGGATGGTTGACTTTTGTAACCACCGATGGCAAGCGCCTTGCCCTTCTTTCCAGAGAATATGAAAAAAAAGTGGGAGAGGTTCAGGACAAGGTGATTATTCCTGGTTCCCTGATGAAGATTATCAAAAAATCTCTCTCAACAGGAGATGCTCGTATCGCTATCCGAGGACAAAATGTGTTTTTCAAGATAGGGAATGTGTACCTGTTTTCCGGGCTTCTGGATGGAAAGTTTCCCAACTATCGTGATGTGATCCCATCCCTTATTTCCTATACTGCCGAAATAGGCGTTGAGGATTTTCGCAGACAGCTCGAAAGTGTAGGTGTTCTAAGTGATGGAGATGTTCCCAAGGTTTTCTTTGAACTTCTACCCAATCAGGTAAACCTCTCCTCTGTCAATGCTATTTATGGTGAAGCAAGAGCTTCGTTCGAAATCCATTATGAAGGAGAACCGTTGCAATTTTCTCTCAATTATCGACATCTTATGGACTTTTTGCGAGTAGTCAAGAGCTCCTCTGTACTTCTCCATATTAAAAGCACAGAAAGTCCAATAAAGTTCGGGATCAAGGGAGATGAGAACTTTATTTATCTTGTTATGCCAATAAAGGGCATCTAA